Genomic segment of Ischnura elegans chromosome 12, ioIscEleg1.1, whole genome shotgun sequence:
aacgtaaagacatgactaaggtatctataccaaattttgtcaccactaattcgagaaagctatttaatgtattgtaaatatgcattgcattctttgatgtgaacatacgagaatgggatgaacatacaagaacgatttgcaaattattcggggtcatcaagtgggaaatgattgtgcagcgagaggagtgaaactaattcaagatttttgggcagtcacgttgaaggaagagagctttcaaaatttattactaagagtgacttttcatcgcaatacaatcaTTACGTGTggaaaggcactttcatttccaaatgtaggatgtcagtgaaaaattagaaatacaatgaaaatctattttattttggttaatgtaccgaaattcatggacagagtgaaaataaattgatctcttggattggaagtattgttatggcaattaaattctttctaaggtaagcacatttcttcagaggctagatcttgacatcaggagcaaagtctttgccgagggaggggagggggttgaggggaagtctctagtaagtggtgcgggacatacctcagcggtgccgcggtgcggggtggcgccctaggggggagattgcattacgacgggcgatatctcctaaacgcttagagataggttaaaacaaacagaaaatcggcccgaaagaactttacttttacgttttacatagaaatagtgcttttgcagccccaaaaaactcaattgagggtccttagtacttagggcccttggggcacgggttgccgttattttaaagtaaccaaattttaacacgtgaatatgaacatcatttggatcattttgagaccaggaaaacataacttttcgcaattctgaaaaataagggccggcctactgtagagGGTACTTTTATTCAAAATAGAGTTGTATTTGATGAGGTTAATTCGCCCAAAAGAACTGATGATGGTTTCAGTGGTAGGGTGCAACAGGAGCATCATAATGGACAATCTCCTCTTGAAAGAATACCAGGAACCCTCATGGTAACAAGCTTTCCATTTGAGTATATGCACCTGGTATGCTTAGGTGTAGTAAGGAAAATGCTATTGGCATTTACGAGGGGTAATTTAGGGGTTCGTATGAATTCCCGGGCGTTGAGTTCCGTCAGCTCGCGTTTAAACCAAATATCTTGCTTTGTCCCGCATGAGTTTGCACGAAAACCACGCTCCATGAGTTACATATTGAGGTGGAAAGCTACAGAATTCCGGCAATTCCTCCTATATACTGGTCCTCTTGCTCTTCTTGGTATCACGAGCGATGATGTGATGAAGCACTTCTTGATACTTCATGTGGCTATAAGAATTTTAGTCAGTAAGGAATATCACGCAGATTTAACAATGCGAAAGTATTCTAAAGATTTGCTGCAATTTTTTGTTACCCATTTCGGTGTCCTTTATGGACAAGAAAATGTCAGCTACAACGTGCATGGCCTGATTCACTTGACTGATGATTCAGATCATTTAGGACCACTTGATCGGTTTAGTGCCTTCAGGTTTGAGAATTATTTGCAAGTGATCAAGAAAAGCATTAGAAAGCATAACGCACCATTACAGCAGATCATAAATCGAGTGTCCGAGAGAAAATTGCACTATGCGAAAGGGAAGTTGGAAGAAAGTAGCTGTAACAATAAGATGAAAGTTAGGAAAATTCAGTGTGATAATGATCATGCATTAAATGTGAAGTCTCCATGCTATTCACATTGCATTCTTGACTGTGGTAAAGTTACCACAAAGAGTCCTGACAATTGCGTAGTAATGGATGATGGAAGTGTAGTGATAGTCGACCACATTGCTACTGGTAATATAGGCATTGTTGTAGTTGGTCGGAAATTCAAGAGCATGGCCAGTTTTTATGATAGTCCAATCAACTCTAATGAGGTTGGGATTTTCAAAGCCTCAGATTTGTCATTAGAGATGTTATGGCCCCTTAATTCCATTAGGCACAAAGGGATGTGTGTTCCCAATGTGACTTTGGAATCTTCAGAATCTTATTATGTTGCCGTGATGCTTCATCAATAAGTCAAGTCTTGTGTTAGCTACCCTGTTCATcttaatttgatttcaatatgAAGTGATGTTGCATTTGTTCAATAAATTAGATTTCATTGTAAGATGTTtttgtgtatgtatatatagatGTAGGCTTGGGAGGTTACCTTGTATTAACATAGTGTATAACTTGAATTCTGGAGAAGAATTACTGCTCAAAAGTATAATTACATCCCAAAATAAAGTAGGTATAGTGACCAGTGATAGCAATGGATAGTTGGGTAGTGGTAGAATTCATGCCGGCCAATGAGGGTGACATACCAGATTGCAAGGCAGTGCCTACTACGTGGCTGTCGGAGAGTAAGGGGACCCTGATGTGTTGCTACCCTAGCGGAATGAGTGATAGGCAGATTATCTTCATCATTGCCAGCCATGCACTGCCAGACCCATCTTGGAGTAAGTTCAGGGTTAGGAAATTTCCTAACAGTGTTTGTGGTGAGTACATTTGTTTATTCTTGGAATCTTCTTATTAGTTGAGAATTTTGGCATATCTCTCTGGGAATTAATTTTAGTACAGAGTCACATTTGTTTATAGTTTTATCATGATTTCCACTGTCATTCTAATTTGTTTCACATGAAAGATTATAACctgtaaaattcttcacttagaTTCATACGAGAAGGCCAGAGAGCTGGAGTTAGTGGCCATTGATACCTCTGATGTGGATGCCGATAAGGTCCTTGGGCGAGGTCAAAGAAGGAAGAGGGTGAAGTATGAGAGTGATGATGAGAGTGATTATTGCCCAAGGAGGAAAATGCCATCTCCTCCAAAGATGGTTAAAGGTGAAGTATTAACCCAGACGGcccagaaccctccgtatctaattcgtatgtacatagtacccattgactaaggggatactatgccgcttcgtcgcttttcgtcaatggataatttccgttcgcggcctgtcgacgaagcgcgtacgcagcatgtgaatgtccgctactaagcacgtacgattggatacgaagcgcgcaggaacacgacactcaggctaatctcaatcgattaggtcgacattagatatatcgtaactcgcacgatcgaaaaatgtatcgaacgcaacacaatcgatagctaccgaccgtagcgagaaccttgatacgaatcattatgaattgtaagttctcaataggtaaataacaccatatcatgaattctaattaccatgaaagactcacgaccgacaaagttttgtcggttgtgagtttttcatggtaattagaattcatgatatagtattatttacccattgagaacttacaaaacttactcggccacttaaataactctgcgaaaaatgagattctcatggctaattcacgcacccccagcatccagcattgttaagtggctcgtacttacttggaaaccttgagatgttaatgagagtaaattcttattaattttgacactaaataagacatcacatagcccacgagcattaaaaagcttaccctaaagcctgacgaaataaaatttttaaataaaaattgccgatgaaacaggattgctgacacatctgctattagtatgatcgaattcatcaaaatgcaagcaaaaattaacgtatagttcagtctcagctactaaaacttacccatatcaggcgctaaagtatttgaaaaattatttgggatgagtaaaagtccctaggtcactgcagtaaatgtatcaccctattaaaaatatgaaagccctgccaaatcaccagcataaacacttgtaaaataaaacatgttatctcttagatcacacctccgattttatacttactttgcatgaagtcaccaccgcaagaaattttaaagaggcaggaaagaaaaaacccacagaaatacaatacatatattatgtattttctattgtcaaccacaataatatttccaattttctcttctatcccacatctaatttagcgaaacaattactcttattctctttcgaatagaaaattatttaaaagaggactggtcgatacatacaaactatcgtcaatactttctccgatgaacgtccactatcactgcaccaacttgcacaaatcaaatccacatccacaaatatgtcacttctgccacaatgtctgtcttcttggcgacaggtaacagtgaagcaatggtaccttcctccaatctgggcacctccaattcagcaagaattttctcctcgtcttctcgtccaaggccacagattattttctgatatcacaaggtgcgatgtgaagctcagacacctaaaattaataaataataaaataccatgtaacttattaggtcaaatcatttccaatttttggtatttctgcatgagaaatcaaataactaggctcgtaaatatagtaaatatttttatgcctgatatttttattgttttaaactatagcataagataatttgaaatgatgaaagccgacgtgtaatacaccatagggcaagctaagaagcaatattcgaacctataaacttggcagcttattcctagtttctcctttaaccacacgtttaccgaatgaattaatacaaaaaagacaactaaaatgcaagaattttcaaaagaattgctgctacaatattttgaatcaccatttttagtactgaatagtactatagtacttcagtactgaatagttcgggatgttgatgcatcaacatcccgaagccacttctaacttaaaattacatccaaataattacagcgagaaagagtacatacctcacagcttttcgtaggggtgaaatgttttcttcttatcgcccaaatgcacttcttcttcaactcaggatcttttggaaagctaaaaccttgaaccatgtcccggagtttccattacgtcatcccgacaataaacacacgaaaggcatttttaacaaaaatatctcacaaacacgtttctgaagcccagtgaatgaaattaaagaataagggaaacttcactattaccagacactctatttttcacaaacttaaccacaaaaatccctgaaatgtggtaagacgttacgtaaacgacgcgatctccaacgccttgtgctagcttgtgaagacatgtgatctttctaggaggatatggcacgatggcaccagatggcaccacccgcgtaagaaaatagtcccagaccgaatacagttttatcgatgagatacaattttatcgatgcatatgaatttgccagtcctcttgcatctttattcgtcattaaaggaaataaagaaacaaaaccttctaagtaacttcttaagcgcgatttttgtatcttgattgtccaccctcgtatttaggtacgaaaacttcctgtgccgtctgggaactGTGGTTCTTTGTTATGCTTATTGACTGCTTTGTGATTTTGCATTTATATGTGATGGTATATAATGCTTTATATATTATTCATTCCCATGGTGAAATAGAACCCACAGCAAGCCATAAATCTGTGCTCGTTTCACATAATGTAAGGAGTACAGAAGCTGCTGCAATTTTTATGGAGAGTGCAGGGCCCTCTACAAGCTGTATTTCAGCCATTAATGCTGATACCAGTACCTCTTCAGGTTGGTAATTCACAAATTTGTTTTCATAGTTGGATTCAGTGCATAACAtggtttcatttttgtaattttgcaaGTAATACTAATCAGTATTGGTTGTTTCTATGAAGTTAGTTTTGTTAGTCATGTTGTCTCATTCTAATATTCATTTTCTGGCCTCATTGGCGGTGGagtgaagtaaatattttaccttcatAGAAGCAAATGTCTAACTGCATAGTCATAAGTCTACTCAAATATTAAGCCAGtatattttatgctttccttCGACATAATGAgatttctattctcttccttctgcTTAGTGTTCTATTCatacttattttgtatttcagataCATTTTCCAGTGGTGGGGCATGCAACTGTGGCTGCAAGGAAAATAAACGTAAGTACTCTACTTAATTCTTTAAATTATGtggaagttttaaattaaattgctttaagtgcatcttttcttttaaatcagGTATGATTGACGTCTTGCTAAAAAGAGTGGAGACAACTAATGTTCTTCTACTCGAAGTGGTCGAGACGACACAATCACTGGTTGCAGCAGTGAACAACCTGAAAGAAAGACCTTCTCATGTTCAAGGGGTTCCAGATGTTGAACTGAATTTCCCGTTGAGGACTGTCGAGGACTATGAAGTAATGGAGAACGATCTGAAAGATGTGGCATTCAGGGAGTTAGTGGTAGGTTGAGGAGATGATTTGCCTGTATGATAGCTTGTTTAGCTATTGCTCTCACTTCTTTGTCTAATGATCCCTTCACTTTCCAGAAAGGGGTATTGAAGATCCATGGTGGGGCTTCACTGTTGACTGCCGTCAATGGGATATTGTACTACGCAATGACAGATGCTTTGGGGAAATGTTTTACTTATAAGGGAGTCCCAGCCCGGAATAAATTTAGCTTCAAAGATTCTAGGCTTgataaattgatatttggtaAGTAATGCATTGGCATTTATATTTAAacccaatgaatttttttcacctcaTTAGTTTTCAGCAGGTTTATTTTGCTCATACTGCATTGTTTTCTGCTGTTCTTAATTCATGAAGGAATTAATGTGAAATCAGTGTAAACTAATTAATTTTGTGGAGCAGTCATCCAAATGTTAAGTTGTGGTATTCAGTATTTGGATTGGGCCATGGCATTTTCTTTCACCtttaattaataacattaaagttattagggtactatgtaatttaatttttaacaatgtGATAACTTCATTTACCTTCACTTTCTATAAAAAAGTGGCACATCACCTggaaatattatatgaattataTCTCATGATCTTCTTaaattgttgtatattgtttGGACTTGTGAAGGTGGTTTTCAAATGCAAAGATATACAtatttagttttcaaaaattcacAATGGTAGAATCCTTTTAACTTTCTTTATGGTTTATCTTGTTGCCATTGGGTATTGACTTGTCAGTCTCATGAGAACACGTTGTATTTGGGAATTTTATGgcactgaattcaattttttcatttcagaagtgGTACAGGGGAGACCAAGTTTGGCCAACCACTCTAGAAAAGAGGTTGGAAAGGCAGTGGCAGAGTGGCTGCGGCAGGCTGGTGCAAGGGACAGGAGGAAGCAAGCGAAGGATGCTCAACCACGATTagaattattgtaatttaaagtGTTTGCAATTTGTATACGATGTTAATAGAATTTGattagattcattgctgttttaaatgcttggaatttgtgtaTACTGTTCATGGAATTCTATTAGATTCACTGTACTTTAATAGACCTTGATTAGATTCATTGAGGTTTTAAATGCTTGGGATTTGTGTATACTGTTCATGGAATTCTATTAGATTCACTGTACTTTAATAGACCTTGattagattcattgctgttttaaatgcttggaatttgtgtatactgttcatggaattctattagattcactgtactttaatagaccttgattagattcattgctgttttaaatgcttggGATTTGTGTATACTGTTCATGGAATTCTATTAGATTCACTGTACTTTAATAGACCTTGattagattcattgctgttttaaatgcttggaatttgtgtatactgttcatggaattctattagattcactgtactttaatagaccttgattagattcattgctgttttaaatgcttggaatttgcgtatactgttcatggaattctattagattcactgtactttaatagaccttgattagattcattgctgttttaaatgcttggaatttgcgTATACTGTTCATGGAATTCTATTAGATTCACTTTACTTTAATAGCACTTGATTggattcattgctgttttaaatacttGGAATTTGCGTATACTGTTCATGGAATTCTATTAGATTCAATGTACTTTAATAGCACTTGATTggattcattgctgttttaaatgcttggaatttgcgTATACTGTTCATGGAATTCTATTAGATTCACTTTACTTTAATAGCACTTGATTggattcattgctgttttaaatgcttggaatttgcgTATACTGTTCATGGAATTCTGTTAGATTCACtgtattcatggttaaataaaaaacacagtactattccacaaccttatattttgtagtctactagtttcaacgttacaacgtcattatcaagactgtaGTGACTGTGTGTGACTGATAGGACTGCAGTCTCTGTAGTGTAGTTGCATTCACTGTAGTGACTGTGTAGTGACTGATAGGACtgcagtcttgataatgacgttgtaacgttgaaactagtagactacaaaatataaggttgtggaatagtactgtgttttttatttaaccatgaatatctcatcgttccaccaagtaacgcctaaatctgttgattagaTTCACTGTACTTTAATAGCACTTGATTggattcattgctgttttaaatgcttggaatttgcgTATACTGTTCATGGAATTCTGTTAGATTCACTGTACTTTAATAGACCTTGattagattcattgctgtttaaatgcttggaatttgcgTATACTGTTCATGGAATTCTATTAGATTCACTTTACTTTAATAGCACTTGATTggattcattgctgttttaaatgcttgaaatttgcgtatactgttcatggaattctattagattcactgtactttaatagaccttgattagattcattgctgttttaaatgcttggaatttgcgtatactgttcatggaattctattagattcactgtactttaatagcacttgattagattcattgctgttttaaatgcttggaatttgtgtaTACTGTTCATGGAATTCTATTAGATTCACTTTACTTTAATAGCACTTGattagattcattgctgttttaaatgcttggaatttgtgtaTACTGTTCATGGAATTCTATTAGATTCACTGTACTTTAATAGACCTTGATTggattcattgctgttttaaatgcttggaatttgtgtaCACTGTTAATAGAGTTCTTTTAGATTCACTGTACTTTAATAGACCTTGattagattcattgctgttttaaatggTTGGAATTGGTGTATACTGTTAAGTTCTATTAGATTCAATGTACTTCATGTTTGGAATTTGTATAGGATCTTAACAGAACTCGGTTACATTcactgtaatttgaaattttttgaatttgtataTGAAGTAAATAGAACTAATTAACATTCATTGTAAATGGAAATGTTTGTAATTCGTATATGTTGTTAAAACATCTTGGATTCATAGCAATTTGGAATGATTGGAATTTGTATTTGATATgaatagatatttgtacctttcaaataaaatatcaattattatgagtcatgttttctcaatccaaattaatctttttccttcaagtcattttattattgcatagtggttaggtaatttttaaatattttgtttaatgggTGCTTGATAATATAATTCTTGTTGGAGTTAAGGGGTGAGATAAGTATAGgtcttattgtggtggtcagagggttttcccttcagggaagcttcctcaatatacttcattaattgtaacgcaaaggttccttgttaaaagttcaaatgaaaagcagtactataatgtatccctggaaaatctagatactgaaatctgtatttaatccctgaaaaatctgtattttggggcgagatatttcatgtattaaatctagatataatatgagaaaaagaggacatagcaacacctttgcaacagattaaatctagatataattgagattttgtggatttcaaaatacgtgtttaatacagatttaatcctttctgtgtttgtaggggtattacgttggttcattatgagcttcattttatgactgtatcgtaatgtttcaatttgtaaagtgcctctgaaaatagtaacgagggatggtcttggcaacaaaaacgacgacgaggagaaatttttcgtttctcaatgttattcggtgggcttattgaactctgaactccgtttccataattcccttcagattccttcttttgtacctggtttctccattaacttttttcttactaagcccatggttgaactgtgcttttagtgtcctcaggtatgtcaacttcaatggctttgttattatgaacctgttttctaactgaaccttgcaatataaaaattttatcatttctctccctaaaaattcactagagtgaccgttattgggcccatggttgaactgtgacttcaatgggctcacttatattgacttaaatggctttgtttttatgaatctgctttctatcttaaccttgtattataagcatttaactctgccgtCGAGTctgagtgtcgtcatgtttgttgatttcaatgcctttgtttttattgatctgctttctccctgaactagtactttaaaaatttattttatattgactgcaaagcctttcactttatccacctgccacttttctatgtagtatattgtgtttatctttcctccctttctggctgcggcaggccagtgcaaggggcaggaggaggcaaatgatgctcaacatcaattagattcatagtaatttggaattctatataatgataataaaaaatacttgtgattttttaataaagcatcaattactctatctcatgttttttattcatattattaaccttttccctcaagtcagtgtattattgtGAAGTGGctacttaatgcatttttccacctaaaaatctatgacattgataagggcacattaaaagctagttgaattaataaattattaatttcattgtaatttgaaatgcttggaatttgtatgtgatataaatagatatttttacctttttaataaaatatcaattattatgagtcatgttttctcaatccaaataaacaatctttttccttcaagtcagtttattattgcatagtggttagttaatttttaaagattttgcttattgggtgcttcataatataattcttgttggaactaaggggtgaataggtagagatcttattgtggtggtcagagggttttccctccagggaagcttcctcaatatatatcattaattgtaacgcaaaggttccttgataaaagttcaaatgaaaagcagtactacAATGTATCCCaggaaaatctagatactgaaatctgtatttaatccctgaaaaatctgtatcGTGGGGCGAGATATtacatgtattaaatctagatataatatgagaaaaagaggacatagcaacacctttgcaacagattaaatctagatattattgacatttcgtggatttcaaaatacgtgtttaatccagatttaatcctttctgcGTTTGTAGGGTAGATtgcatcaattacttcttatatgtgataaaaacaatgccacagaaagagtcaacctttttggtagactactacctttcatcaattccacagcatgtaatcaaaacaaatccacagaaagagtcaacctttttggtagaccactagatttaatccattacttcttatgtaatcataacaatgccacagaaagagtcaacctttttggtagactactagatttaatccattacttctcattgtaatcataacaatgccacagaaagagtcaacctttttggtagactacaagatttcatcaattcctcagtgtgtattcaaaactaatccatagaaagagtcaacctttttggtagactacttgatttcatcaattcctcagtatgtaatcaaaacaatgccacagaaagagtctacctctttggtagactactagatttgatccattacttcttacccctatgaaaaaattgtataaaaccgtataaaatttctatacagtttatacaggttgtatacaatttgtatacattgtatacaaattgtatacattgtatacaaattgtatatgctgtatacagcatgtgaattaatacagtttatacaatttgtatacaatgtatacagattgtatacaacctgtataaactgtatagaaattttatacggttttatacaattttttcataggggctggAGGCTGCGGACCGGGACTCATCTACCCTGACCTACCATCATACGGCCGGCCAGGCAACATCATCTAGACTTCAGGCATTAACTCCAAGGCGTCCTCAGCATTTCCCGAAGCAGTTGGGGGGGCAGGAACGTCCTTTCCGCCGTGAGGAGGGAATCGGAAGTGAAAAAGTGAATTGTTTTTGCTGTGGTAAAAGTGGTCACACGACTAATGTTTGTAAGTTCAGAAGTTACAGTTGTCATTACTGTGGTAAGAAAGGCCATTTGGAGAAGGCTTGTATTTGTAAGAAGCAGTCTATTAATTCGCCATCAAACGTTGTATGTTATGAGAAACCTAAGGCTGAATGTTCAAAGCATGTACAAAA
This window contains:
- the LOC124169701 gene encoding uncharacterized protein LOC124169701 isoform X2, translated to MDSWVVVEFMPANEGDIPDCKAVPTTWLSESKGTLMCCYPSGMSDRQIIFIIASHALPDPSWSKFRVRKFPNSVCDSYEKARELELVAIDTSDVDADKVLGRGQRRKRVKYESDDESDYCPRRKMPSPPKMVKEPTASHKSVLVSHNVRSTEAAAIFMESAGPSTSCISAINADTSTSSDTFSSGGACNCGCKENKRVPDVELNFPLRTVEDYEVMENDLKDVAFRELVKGVLKIHGGASLLTAVNGILYYAMTDALGKCFTYKGVPARNKFSFKDSRLDKLIFEVVQGRPSLANHSRKEVGKAVAEWLRQAGARDRRKQAKDAQPRLELL
- the LOC124169701 gene encoding uncharacterized protein LOC124169701 isoform X1, with the translated sequence MDSWVVVEFMPANEGDIPDCKAVPTTWLSESKGTLMCCYPSGMSDRQIIFIIASHALPDPSWSKFRVRKFPNSVCDSYEKARELELVAIDTSDVDADKVLGRGQRRKRVKYESDDESDYCPRRKMPSPPKMVKEPTASHKSVLVSHNVRSTEAAAIFMESAGPSTSCISAINADTSTSSDTFSSGGACNCGCKENKRMIDVLLKRVETTNVLLLEVVETTQSLVAAVNNLKERPSHVQGVPDVELNFPLRTVEDYEVMENDLKDVAFRELVKGVLKIHGGASLLTAVNGILYYAMTDALGKCFTYKGVPARNKFSFKDSRLDKLIFEVVQGRPSLANHSRKEVGKAVAEWLRQAGARDRRKQAKDAQPRLELL